GGGCTACCATGCAAGAGGCAACTCAGATTTTAGATGAATTAAAAGTACCTTATCATGTGGAAGTCGTCTCTGCTCATCGTACGCCTGATAAACTTTTTGAATTTGCCGAAAATGCTCAAAAAAATGGCTACAAAGTAATTATTGCTGGTGCGGGCGGTGCGGCACATTTACCCGGTATGATCGCAGCCAAAACACTTGTGCCTGTGCTTGGGGTACCAGTAAAAAGTTCTATGTTAAGTGGCGTAGATAGCCTTTATTCAATTGTGCAAATGCCAAAAGGAATCCCAGTCGGAACATTAGCAATTGGCCATGCGGGCGCGGCAAATGCTGGATTATTAGCAGCCCAAATTCTAGCAGGTTGGGATGCAGAATTGCTTTCACGCTTGCAATCTTTCCGAGAAAGCCAAACTCATGCTGTACTGGACAATCCCGATCCACGCACATAAAAATATCTTCAGATCTGACCGCACTTTCTAAAGTGCGGTTGTTTTTTTCGTAAATTTAACGAGAAATATTATGCAAAACTCCACCTTATACCCAACTGTTTATGTACTCGGCAACGGACAACTCGGCAGAATGTTACGTTATGCTGGCGCACCTTTAGATATTTATGTTGAACCCTTAGCCTTCAATGCCCCAGTTTTTGACTTACCTGAAAATGCAATCATCACTGCAGAAATTGAACGCTGGGAAAAAACGCCTTTGACTGAATTACTCGGCAATCATAAAAACTTCGTTAATCAACATGTATTTGGATTATTGGCCGATCGTTTTACTCAAAAATCCTTGCTAGATGAACTGAATCTTTCGACCTCGCCTTGGTGTTTATTAAAAGATAAAACACAATGGAATGATGTTTTCCAAACCGTTGGCGAGAAAGTCGTCGTTAAACGCAGAACAGGCGGATATGATGGGCGTGGTCAATGGATTATCAGCGATGAAAACAAAGCGGACATCACCAATGATTTATTTGGTGAAGTGATCGCAGAAAAATTTATTCCTTTCGATTATGAGGTTTCTATTGTAGGCGCAAGATTTAAAAATGGTGAAAAGCGTTTTTATCCCGTTACACATAACCTGCAACAAAACGGTATTTTGCGCTACAGTGTGGTTGATAGTCCTTTTCCTCAACAATCCGCACAACAAAAACAAGCGGAAGCCATGCTCAGCAAAATTATGGATAAATTAGGCTATGTGGGTGTAATGGCAATGGAATGTTTTGTTGTTGGCGACAAATTACTGATTAACGAACTTGCGCCTCGCGTACATAACAGCGGGCATTGGACACAACTGGGATGTGCTATCAGTCAATTTGAATTACATTTACGTGCGCTACTTGATTTGCCAACACCTGAATTACAAACATTCGCCCCAAGTGTGATGGTGAATTTAATCGGCACAAACCATAATCCAAAATGGCTTAATACACCGTTTACACAACTTCATTGGTATGGTAAAGAAGTGAGAGCTGGGCGTAAAGTTGGGCATATC
This portion of the Haemophilus haemolyticus genome encodes:
- the purK gene encoding 5-(carboxyamino)imidazole ribonucleotide synthase, yielding MQNSTLYPTVYVLGNGQLGRMLRYAGAPLDIYVEPLAFNAPVFDLPENAIITAEIERWEKTPLTELLGNHKNFVNQHVFGLLADRFTQKSLLDELNLSTSPWCLLKDKTQWNDVFQTVGEKVVVKRRTGGYDGRGQWIISDENKADITNDLFGEVIAEKFIPFDYEVSIVGARFKNGEKRFYPVTHNLQQNGILRYSVVDSPFPQQSAQQKQAEAMLSKIMDKLGYVGVMAMECFVVGDKLLINELAPRVHNSGHWTQLGCAISQFELHLRALLDLPTPELQTFAPSVMVNLIGTNHNPKWLNTPFTQLHWYGKEVRAGRKVGHINLSHPNKAIIIQQLEKLRTELPEDYQSGLNWAIEKLK
- the purE gene encoding 5-(carboxyamino)imidazole ribonucleotide mutase encodes the protein MSKTVQIAVVMGSKSDWATMQEATQILDELKVPYHVEVVSAHRTPDKLFEFAENAQKNGYKVIIAGAGGAAHLPGMIAAKTLVPVLGVPVKSSMLSGVDSLYSIVQMPKGIPVGTLAIGHAGAANAGLLAAQILAGWDAELLSRLQSFRESQTHAVLDNPDPRT